From a single Nostoc sp. MS1 genomic region:
- a CDS encoding SRPBCC family protein, translating to MSQVLEQSIEINATASAVERCLTDLTLMHRWLNPVLRCEPVGERWSTDIGSKSRFIIQIPIMQPTLNSVVVERQPGLVVWEFKGFFQGRDRWECQPQQKGTLLLNRFEFDIPNPIVSWGFNTFAATWTKQDMETQLRRLKRVAEESQ from the coding sequence ATGTCCCAGGTATTAGAACAATCAATTGAAATTAACGCCACAGCCAGCGCGGTAGAACGCTGTCTTACCGATTTAACCCTAATGCACCGTTGGTTAAATCCCGTACTACGCTGCGAACCAGTAGGAGAAAGATGGAGTACAGATATTGGTAGTAAAAGCCGCTTCATCATCCAAATTCCCATAATGCAACCAACCCTTAACAGCGTTGTAGTAGAACGCCAACCAGGGTTAGTAGTATGGGAATTTAAAGGATTTTTCCAAGGACGCGATCGCTGGGAATGTCAACCCCAACAAAAGGGAACGCTGCTACTCAATCGCTTTGAATTTGACATCCCTAATCCCATAGTTAGCTGGGGCTTCAACACCTTCGCCGCCACCTGGACAAAACAAGACATGGAAACACAACTCAGACGACTAAAAAGGGTAGCGGAAGAGAGTCAATAA
- a CDS encoding SirB1 family protein — protein MNFSSARQYFYQEVQKSEEDIDLARAALYIAQEEYPRLDTDEYLNTLDTMAMEVEERLPSSRYPLRVIQAINQYLYDDLGFAGNQQDYYDPRNSFLNEVIDRRVGIPITLALVYLEIAKRSDFPMEGVGLPGHFLIRPAISDMEIFVDAFNRGEVLFAQDCQDKLNQMFQQSVTLRPEFLATISKRQFLARMLTNLKYIYLRKQDIEKSLSVVERILLLFPEATSELRDRGLLYYQLGYYPQATNDLETYLANVPNAEDTATIRRLLGEMK, from the coding sequence ATGAATTTCTCCTCAGCACGACAATATTTTTATCAAGAGGTTCAGAAATCTGAGGAGGATATTGACCTAGCTAGGGCAGCTTTGTATATTGCTCAGGAAGAATATCCTAGATTGGATACGGATGAGTATCTCAACACTCTGGATACTATGGCGATGGAGGTTGAGGAGCGTTTACCATCTTCACGGTATCCGTTACGGGTGATACAGGCTATTAATCAATATCTCTACGATGATTTGGGGTTTGCGGGGAATCAACAAGATTATTATGACCCACGCAATAGTTTTCTGAATGAAGTAATTGACCGCCGAGTGGGTATTCCGATTACTTTAGCTTTGGTTTACCTGGAAATTGCCAAGAGGAGTGATTTTCCGATGGAGGGGGTAGGTTTACCTGGACATTTCTTAATTCGTCCAGCTATCTCTGATATGGAGATTTTTGTTGATGCGTTCAATCGCGGTGAGGTGTTGTTCGCTCAGGATTGTCAGGATAAGCTAAATCAGATGTTTCAGCAGTCGGTAACTTTACGACCAGAATTTTTAGCGACTATCAGCAAGCGCCAATTTTTGGCAAGAATGCTGACTAATCTGAAATATATTTACCTGAGAAAGCAAGATATAGAAAAAAGCTTAAGTGTCGTTGAGAGAATTTTATTGCTATTTCCTGAAGCAACTTCAGAATTGCGCGATCGCGGTTTACTCTATTACCAACTAGGTTATTATCCACAGGCTACCAATGACCTAGAAACCTATCTAGCAAATGTACCCAACGCCGAAGATACAGCCACTATCCGGCGTTTGTTGGGAGAGATGAAGTAA
- a CDS encoding phycobilisome linker polypeptide — protein MSRLFKITALVPSLSRTRTQRELQNTYFTKLVPYENWFREQQRIQKAGGKIIKVELATGKQGANTGLS, from the coding sequence ATGTCCCGTTTGTTTAAAATTACAGCTCTTGTTCCTAGCCTAAGCAGAACTCGTACCCAACGCGAACTACAAAACACCTATTTCACCAAGCTAGTTCCTTATGAAAACTGGTTCCGCGAACAACAGCGTATCCAAAAAGCAGGGGGCAAAATTATCAAAGTGGAATTGGCAACTGGTAAACAAGGCGCTAATACTGGGTTGTCTTAA
- the apcB gene encoding allophycocyanin subunit beta, with protein MAQDAITAVINSADVQGKYLDTAALEKLKAYFSTGELRVRAATTISANAAAIVKEAVAKSLLYSDITRPGGNMYTTRRYAACIRDLDYYLRYATYAMLAGDPSILDERVLNGLKETYNSLGVPIGATVQAIQAIKEVTASLVGADAGKEMGVYLDYISSGLS; from the coding sequence ATGGCTCAAGATGCAATCACCGCCGTCATTAACTCTGCTGACGTGCAAGGCAAGTACCTCGATACCGCAGCTTTAGAAAAGCTAAAAGCTTACTTCTCCACTGGTGAACTGCGTGTTCGTGCTGCTACAACCATCAGCGCTAACGCTGCTGCGATCGTTAAAGAAGCTGTAGCTAAATCTTTGTTGTACTCTGATATCACCCGTCCCGGTGGTAACATGTACACCACCCGCCGTTACGCTGCTTGTATCCGTGACTTGGATTACTACTTGCGTTACGCTACCTACGCTATGTTAGCTGGCGATCCTTCCATCCTCGACGAGCGTGTATTAAACGGTTTGAAAGAAACCTACAACTCCTTGGGTGTACCCATCGGCGCTACCGTACAAGCTATTCAAGCTATCAAAGAAGTAACCGCTAGCTTAGTTGGTGCTGACGCTGGTAAAGAAATGGGTGTTTACCTAGACTACATCTCCTCTGGCTTGAGCTAA
- the apcA gene encoding allophycocyanin subunit alpha yields the protein MSIVTKSIVNADAEARYLSPGELDRIKSFVAGGQQRLRIAQALTDNRERLVKQAGDQLFQKRPDVVSPGGNAYGQELTATCLRDLDYYLRLVTYGIVAGDVTPIEEIGVIGVREMYKSLGTPIEAVGEGVRALKNAASSLLSAEDAAEAGSYFDYVVGALS from the coding sequence ATGAGTATCGTCACGAAGTCCATCGTGAATGCTGATGCAGAAGCCCGCTACCTCAGCCCTGGCGAATTAGATCGGATCAAAAGCTTTGTTGCTGGTGGTCAACAACGTCTCCGCATCGCGCAAGCTTTGACCGACAACCGCGAACGTTTGGTAAAGCAAGCTGGCGATCAATTGTTCCAAAAGCGCCCTGATGTTGTTTCTCCTGGTGGTAACGCTTACGGTCAAGAATTGACAGCTACCTGTCTGCGTGACCTCGACTACTACCTCCGTCTTGTTACCTACGGAATTGTTGCTGGCGACGTTACTCCTATTGAAGAAATCGGTGTAATCGGTGTTCGTGAGATGTACAAATCTCTCGGTACTCCTATCGAAGCAGTTGGTGAAGGTGTACGTGCATTGAAAAATGCTGCTTCTTCCCTTCTTTCTGCTGAAGATGCAGCTGAAGCAGGCTCTTACTTTGACTACGTAGTAGGCGCGTTGTCATAG
- a CDS encoding phycobilisome rod-core linker polypeptide, producing the protein MSVKASGGSSVARPQLYQTLAVATITQAEQQDRFLGRGELDELASYFASGAKRLEIAQILTENSEIIVSRAANRIFVGGSPMAFLEKPREQELAMAGATAGNVTEGMKLGTVTYVETRGGFLENLRSIFNSSPSGPTPPGFRPINIARYGPSNMAKSLRDLSWFLRYATYAIVAGDPNIIVVNTRGLREIIENACSGEATIVALQEIKAASLSYFRKDTQAAEIVNQYMDVLITEFKAPTPSNKVRQRPSGDQQGLQLPQIYFNAAERRPKFVMKTGLSATEKNEVVKAAYRQIFERDITRAYSLSVSDLESKVKNGDISMKEFVRRLAKSPLYQKQFYQPFINSRVIELAFRHILGRGPSSREEVQKYFSIVSNGGLPALVDALVDSAEYSDYFGEETVPYLRGLGQEAQECRNWGPQQDLFNYSAPFRKVPQFITTFAAYDRPLPDQHPYGSGNDPLEIQFGAIFPKETRNPSTSPAPFGKDTRRILIHQGPGINNQVSNPGARGVAPGSLGPKVFKLDQLPGTIGRKAAKGASVKFSESSTQAVIRAIYLQVIGRDVYEGQRLKVQEIKLENGEISVREFVRALAKSDLFRNLYWTKLYVCKAIEYIHRRLLGRPTYGRQENNKYFDIASKKGFYAVVDAIIDSLEYTEAFGEDTVPYERYLTPAGVALRQLRVGSIREDVGAKVEKQETPRFVELGTVKENRTQPDIDFRINQGVTKQREQTKIFKLVAGNNDKAAVQTVISAAYRQIFERDIAPYIAQNEFSAWESKLGNGEITVKEFIEGLGYSNLYLKEFYTPYPNTKVIELGTKHFLGRAPIDQAEIRKYNQILATQGIRAFINALVNSQEYREVFGEDTVPYRRFPTLPAANFPNTQKLYNQLTKQNNDVVIPSFKPVETRIPSDKTPILAKAIADLAAQARQIDKTKPLFIELGRSYNDGRGQSVEVGVGTTRRKPARIYRLTDGTTQAERQLVINAIYRQVLDVFSGQVPDYYRRTELDSKLRNGEISVREFVRELASSEIYRKRFYTPYPNTKVIEFLFRHLLGRAPATQGEIRQYNKLLADNGLRAAVEAIVESAEYSRYFGEDVVPYPRYPSLPAGNYLGSVQAAADLVKQSWSSLSPSTLTGRGSDR; encoded by the coding sequence ATGAGTGTTAAGGCGAGTGGTGGAAGCTCGGTTGCGCGCCCGCAACTATATCAAACTCTAGCTGTGGCAACAATTACCCAAGCGGAGCAGCAAGACCGCTTTTTGGGTAGGGGTGAACTAGATGAATTAGCAAGTTATTTTGCATCTGGTGCAAAACGTCTAGAAATTGCCCAAATTCTCACAGAAAATTCAGAAATTATTGTTTCTCGTGCAGCTAACCGCATATTTGTGGGTGGTTCACCGATGGCTTTCTTAGAAAAGCCCAGAGAACAAGAACTAGCAATGGCTGGTGCTACTGCTGGAAATGTCACAGAAGGGATGAAGTTAGGAACTGTCACCTATGTAGAAACTCGTGGTGGCTTCCTAGAAAACTTACGTTCCATCTTTAATTCCTCTCCCAGTGGCCCAACCCCGCCAGGGTTTAGACCAATTAACATTGCTCGTTACGGCCCCAGCAACATGGCTAAGAGCTTACGGGACTTGTCCTGGTTCTTACGCTATGCTACTTATGCGATCGTGGCTGGCGACCCCAACATTATTGTTGTCAATACCAGGGGTCTGCGAGAAATTATTGAAAATGCTTGCTCTGGTGAAGCTACTATCGTCGCTTTGCAGGAAATCAAAGCAGCCTCACTTTCCTATTTCCGCAAAGACACCCAAGCAGCAGAGATTGTTAACCAGTACATGGATGTTTTGATCACTGAGTTCAAAGCACCCACACCTTCTAATAAAGTACGTCAACGTCCCTCTGGCGACCAACAAGGGTTACAACTACCCCAAATTTACTTTAATGCTGCTGAAAGAAGACCCAAGTTTGTCATGAAGACTGGGTTGTCAGCTACAGAAAAAAATGAGGTCGTTAAAGCAGCTTATCGGCAAATCTTTGAGCGCGATATTACCCGTGCTTACAGCTTGTCGGTTTCTGATTTGGAATCCAAAGTTAAAAACGGCGACATCTCGATGAAAGAGTTCGTCCGTCGTTTGGCTAAATCTCCCCTTTACCAAAAACAGTTTTACCAACCTTTTATTAACAGCCGTGTTATTGAACTAGCTTTCCGTCACATTTTGGGACGGGGGCCAAGTAGCCGTGAAGAAGTACAAAAATATTTCTCGATTGTTTCTAACGGTGGTCTACCAGCTTTAGTTGATGCTTTAGTAGATTCGGCTGAGTACAGCGATTACTTTGGGGAAGAAACAGTACCATACTTGCGCGGTCTGGGTCAAGAAGCTCAAGAATGTCGCAACTGGGGGCCACAGCAAGACCTGTTTAATTACAGTGCGCCTTTTAGGAAAGTACCTCAGTTTATTACCACATTCGCGGCTTACGATCGCCCATTACCAGATCAACACCCCTACGGTTCCGGTAACGACCCATTAGAAATTCAGTTTGGGGCGATTTTCCCGAAAGAAACTCGCAACCCCAGCACCAGCCCTGCACCTTTTGGTAAGGACACCAGACGGATCTTAATTCACCAAGGCCCTGGTATTAACAACCAAGTTAGTAACCCCGGTGCTAGAGGTGTCGCTCCTGGTTCTCTTGGACCTAAAGTGTTCAAGTTGGATCAACTACCAGGTACTATCGGCAGAAAGGCAGCTAAGGGTGCAAGTGTCAAGTTCTCTGAAAGCAGCACTCAAGCTGTAATTAGAGCTATTTACTTGCAAGTAATCGGTCGGGATGTGTACGAAGGTCAACGACTAAAAGTACAAGAAATTAAGCTGGAAAACGGCGAAATTTCTGTACGGGAGTTTGTCAGAGCCTTGGCGAAGTCGGATCTATTCCGTAACCTTTACTGGACAAAGTTGTATGTTTGTAAAGCGATTGAATACATCCACCGTCGCTTGCTAGGTCGTCCTACCTACGGTCGTCAAGAAAACAACAAGTACTTCGATATCGCTTCTAAGAAGGGCTTTTACGCTGTTGTCGATGCAATTATTGACAGCTTAGAGTACACCGAAGCTTTTGGTGAGGATACAGTTCCTTACGAACGTTATCTGACTCCTGCGGGTGTCGCCCTTAGACAGTTACGGGTTGGTAGTATCCGCGAAGATGTAGGTGCGAAAGTTGAAAAACAAGAAACACCACGCTTTGTAGAACTGGGTACTGTTAAGGAAAACCGGACTCAGCCAGATATTGACTTCCGCATCAACCAAGGTGTTACTAAGCAGCGTGAACAAACCAAGATATTCAAGCTGGTAGCTGGTAACAACGATAAAGCGGCTGTCCAAACTGTAATTAGTGCTGCTTATCGGCAAATTTTTGAGCGTGATATTGCACCATACATTGCTCAGAACGAATTTTCCGCATGGGAAAGCAAACTGGGTAACGGTGAAATTACCGTCAAGGAATTTATTGAAGGTCTGGGTTACTCTAACCTCTACCTGAAGGAGTTCTACACCCCATACCCCAACACCAAGGTAATTGAACTGGGAACTAAGCACTTCCTGGGACGCGCACCAATTGATCAAGCAGAAATCCGCAAGTATAACCAAATTTTGGCTACCCAAGGGATTCGTGCTTTCATCAATGCTTTGGTGAACTCTCAGGAGTACCGTGAGGTGTTTGGTGAAGATACTGTTCCTTACAGACGCTTCCCAACCTTACCTGCGGCGAACTTCCCCAATACCCAGAAGCTGTATAACCAACTGACTAAGCAAAATAATGATGTGGTTATCCCCAGCTTTAAGCCTGTAGAAACGCGGATACCTTCTGATAAGACCCCAATCTTAGCGAAGGCGATCGCAGATTTAGCCGCCCAAGCCAGACAAATCGACAAGACTAAGCCCTTGTTTATTGAATTGGGTCGTTCCTATAACGATGGTCGCGGACAGTCTGTGGAAGTGGGTGTCGGTACAACACGCCGTAAACCTGCGCGTATTTACCGTCTGACTGATGGTACTACCCAAGCAGAAAGACAGTTGGTAATTAACGCTATTTACCGTCAAGTGCTGGATGTATTTAGCGGACAAGTACCCGACTATTACCGCCGCACAGAACTAGATAGCAAACTGCGTAACGGAGAAATTTCTGTACGTGAGTTCGTGCGGGAATTGGCTAGTTCGGAAATCTACCGCAAACGCTTCTACACCCCATATCCCAACACCAAGGTAATTGAGTTCTTATTCCGTCACCTGTTGGGACGTGCGCCAGCTACCCAAGGCGAAATTCGTCAGTACAACAAGCTGTTAGCTGATAACGGTTTGCGTGCTGCTGTGGAAGCAATTGTTGAAAGTGCTGAATACAGCCGCTACTTTGGTGAAGATGTGGTTCCTTACCCACGTTACCCATCGCTACCCGCAGGTAACTACCTGGGTAGTGTGCAAGCAGCAGCCGACTTGGTGAAACAATCTTGGTCTAGCTTGTCGCCATCTACACTCACTGGTAGAGGTAGCGATCGCTAA
- a CDS encoding 2-phosphosulfolactate phosphatase has translation MIYDQSEFDLRCEWGIQGVAQLAPISDVVVIVDVLSFSTCVEVATNNGAIIFPYPMKDESVVDYAKSIQAELASYRQRWTITGYSLSPQSLLEIPAGTRLVLPSPNGSFLTLQTGTTPTLAGCLRNCEAVARVAQSYGRKIAVIPAGERWKDDNSLRPAFEDLLGAGAILSYLQGSLSPEAEVAVTTFQAFQKDLLCYLQRCSSGKELIEKGYESDVEIAAAYNISNCVPVFTENAYVRQG, from the coding sequence ATGATTTACGATCAGTCTGAGTTTGATTTGCGCTGTGAGTGGGGGATACAAGGTGTTGCTCAACTTGCGCCTATTAGTGATGTAGTTGTGATAGTTGATGTTCTCTCTTTTTCTACTTGTGTAGAGGTTGCTACTAATAACGGTGCAATCATTTTTCCATACCCAATGAAGGATGAATCAGTTGTTGATTATGCCAAGTCAATACAAGCAGAATTAGCTAGTTATCGACAACGTTGGACAATAACTGGTTACTCTCTATCGCCTCAATCTTTACTTGAGATTCCGGCTGGAACTCGGTTAGTTTTACCTTCACCGAATGGTTCTTTTCTTACCTTGCAAACTGGAACTACACCAACCTTGGCTGGGTGTTTACGTAATTGCGAAGCTGTAGCTAGGGTTGCTCAAAGTTATGGTAGGAAAATTGCTGTGATTCCGGCTGGGGAAAGGTGGAAAGATGACAACAGCCTACGTCCTGCTTTTGAAGATTTGCTAGGTGCTGGGGCAATTCTCAGTTATTTACAAGGTAGTTTATCACCGGAGGCTGAAGTTGCTGTAACAACATTCCAGGCTTTCCAAAAGGATTTACTCTGTTATTTGCAGCGATGCAGTTCTGGTAAAGAACTGATTGAGAAAGGGTATGAGTCAGACGTGGAAATCGCCGCAGCTTACAATATCAGCAATTGTGTACCTGTTTTCACGGAGAATGCTTATGTGAGACAGGGATGA
- the vapC gene encoding type II toxin-antitoxin system tRNA(fMet)-specific endonuclease VapC, protein MMNSSLIYLLDTNVCIMYLKGKSSSINHHLDNLEPEKVVVCSVVKAELFYGSMRSNNPQKAVTLQKMFVEQFVSLPFDDCCAEIYGNIRADLSKIGTPISSNDIQIASIALANKIILVTHNVREFSRVKGLEIEDWEGE, encoded by the coding sequence TTGATGAATAGTTCTTTAATCTATTTACTAGATACTAATGTATGTATCATGTATCTCAAGGGAAAATCTTCTAGTATTAATCATCATCTTGATAATTTAGAACCTGAAAAAGTGGTGGTTTGTTCAGTAGTCAAGGCTGAGTTATTTTATGGTTCTATGCGTAGTAATAATCCTCAAAAAGCTGTGACTCTGCAAAAGATGTTTGTAGAACAGTTTGTTTCTTTACCTTTTGATGATTGCTGTGCTGAAATTTATGGCAATATTCGGGCTGATTTATCAAAAATTGGAACTCCTATAAGTTCAAATGATATACAAATTGCTTCTATTGCTTTAGCAAACAAAATAATTTTAGTTACTCACAATGTTAGAGAATTTAGTCGAGTTAAAGGATTAGAGATTGAAGATTGGGAAGGGGAATAA
- a CDS encoding type II toxin-antitoxin system VapC family toxin translates to MSQERLFLDTVFIQALLNKNDQYHHQAKALFPRVRNAYEVLVTEAVLIEVGNALSAVNRTASVQFINQCYQTDNIKVVSVDTQLLMRALELYHSRQDKSWGLTDCISFIVMKEQSLIYAVTADIHFVQAGFVALLMSK, encoded by the coding sequence ATGAGTCAAGAAAGATTATTTTTAGATACAGTATTTATTCAGGCTCTACTAAACAAAAATGACCAATATCATCATCAAGCTAAAGCATTATTTCCAAGAGTGAGAAATGCTTATGAAGTATTGGTGACAGAAGCAGTTTTGATAGAAGTTGGTAATGCTCTAAGTGCAGTGAACCGGACAGCATCAGTTCAGTTTATTAATCAGTGTTATCAAACAGATAATATTAAGGTTGTTAGTGTAGATACACAGCTTCTCATGCGTGCGCTAGAACTTTATCACAGTCGTCAAGATAAAAGTTGGGGTTTGACAGATTGTATATCATTTATTGTTATGAAGGAGCAGAGTTTAATTTATGCAGTCACGGCTGATATTCATTTTGTACAAGCTGGGTTTGTAGCCTTATTAATGTCAAAATAA
- a CDS encoding type II toxin-antitoxin system HicB family antitoxin yields the protein MSLSRKITVKKTAPQLNYDVLIENQPDGRVKATLLGLPYYQSVGATEEEALNNLIQIVQQRKPEIVTLEIEHAEEAEHPWMKFAGMFKDDPQLDEVMKHIEEYRRELDAEMEDYYQQIDEYNKQIDADIDEHAKFTGGDRNHALVRKAVFDSMKANKNVEDKIQ from the coding sequence ATGAGTTTATCTAGAAAAATAACGGTTAAGAAGACAGCACCTCAGTTAAATTATGATGTGTTAATTGAAAATCAACCAGATGGTAGAGTGAAAGCCACATTATTGGGTTTACCATACTATCAAAGTGTTGGGGCAACTGAAGAAGAAGCTTTAAATAATCTCATTCAGATTGTTCAACAACGGAAACCAGAAATAGTTACATTAGAAATTGAACACGCCGAAGAAGCTGAACATCCTTGGATGAAATTTGCGGGAATGTTCAAAGATGATCCTCAACTTGATGAAGTGATGAAACACATAGAAGAATATCGACGTGAATTAGATGCAGAAATGGAGGATTATTATCAACAAATTGATGAATATAATAAACAAATTGATGCTGATATAGATGAACACGCAAAGTTTACAGGAGGAGATCGTAATCATGCTCTTGTTAGGAAGGCTGTTTTTGACAGTATGAAGGCAAATAAAAATGTAGAGGATAAAATACAGTGA
- a CDS encoding type II toxin-antitoxin system VapC family toxin, whose protein sequence is MNKLWILDTDHLSLFQQGHPEVTQRIKIKRPENLAVTVITLEEKLRGRLKNINEYNNKPLKSDKLIAAYKRLADEIEFFKNIRVLDFDNRAFEKYELLVKEKRLRSGIQDLRIAAIAESVNGILVTRNTQDFEKAYLLLEDWTVKLLT, encoded by the coding sequence GTGAATAAGTTGTGGATATTAGATACAGATCATCTATCACTTTTTCAACAAGGACATCCAGAAGTTACACAGCGTATAAAAATAAAAAGACCTGAAAATCTTGCTGTTACTGTGATTACATTGGAGGAAAAACTTCGCGGAAGGCTTAAAAATATTAATGAATATAACAATAAACCATTGAAATCAGATAAATTGATAGCAGCTTATAAAAGATTGGCAGATGAAATTGAATTTTTCAAAAATATCAGAGTTCTTGATTTTGATAATCGTGCTTTTGAAAAGTATGAGTTATTAGTTAAGGAAAAACGTCTAAGAAGTGGTATACAAGATTTACGCATTGCTGCAATTGCAGAATCAGTTAATGGGATTTTAGTAACCAGAAATACTCAGGATTTTGAAAAAGCATACTTACTTTTAGAAGATTGGACTGTTAAGCTGCTTACATAA
- a CDS encoding IS630 family transposase (programmed frameshift), producing the protein MGSRLRVFLTPKQDKILFNLRTADVPQKVKDRAEVIRLSAHGWYVEKIADHFDWTAQTVREVLHRWEKQGLEGLWEKAGRGGKSRWAEADMAFLEKCLEQEPRTYNSVQLAQKLEQERSVKLSPDWLRQVLKKGVIWKRTRKSHKGKQDKVLQQIKQADLEMLELSAAAGEIDLKYMDESGFCAWSEPSYSYYFRGQQKRLEQSKRRGRRLSIIGFLQPLISFVYGLVIGGVSRKSYIQMMELEALEAQKAGRIRVIVQDNGPIHRCKEVQQLWTKWEEMGLYIFFLPKYCSEMNPIELEWQHLKKNELASQSFEDELDLAYAVIDGVQNRGEKGNYSTQRVKFNSYSSA; encoded by the exons ATGGGCAGCCGTTTAAGGGTATTTCTGACTCCTAAGCAAGATAAAATTTTGTTCAACCTGAGAACGGCAGATGTACCCCAGAAAGTGAAAGACCGAGCCGAAGTGATCAGATTAAGCGCACATGGTTGGTACGTAGAGAAGATAGCAGATCACTTTGACTGGACTGCCCAAACAGTAAGAGAAGTTTTGCATAGATGGGAAAAACAAGGTCTAGAAGGACTGTGGGAGAAAGCAGGGCGGGGAGGAAAATCAAGGTGGGCAGAAGCTGACATGGCGTTCTTAGAAAAATGCTTGGAGCAAGAACCACGTACATATAATAGTGTTCAATTAGCCCAAAAATTAGAGCAAGAACGCTCCGTGAAATTGAGTCCTGACTGGTTAAGGCAGGTACTC AAAAAGGGGGTCATTTGGAAGCGAACTAGAAAAAGCCACAAAGGAAAGCAAGACAAAGTATTGCAGCAAATCAAACAGGCAGACTTAGAGATGTTGGAATTATCTGCTGCTGCTGGAGAAATCGATTTAAAGTATATGGATGAATCAGGGTTTTGTGCCTGGAGTGAACCCAGTTACAGTTACTACTTCCGAGGTCAGCAAAAACGCCTGGAGCAGAGTAAGCGTCGGGGTCGAAGGTTAAGTATTATTGGGTTTCTTCAACCCCTAATTAGTTTTGTGTACGGTCTAGTGATTGGTGGCGTTTCACGCAAATCCTATATTCAAATGATGGAGCTTGAAGCACTTGAAGCCCAAAAAGCAGGTCGTATCAGAGTCATCGTTCAGGACAACGGCCCGATACATCGGTGCAAAGAAGTTCAGCAATTATGGACAAAGTGGGAAGAGATGGGTTTGTACATCTTCTTTTTACCTAAATATTGCTCAGAGATGAATCCAATTGAATTGGAGTGGCAACACCTGAAAAAAAATGAACTAGCTTCTCAAAGTTTTGAGGATGAATTAGACCTTGCCTATGCTGTCATTGATGGAGTTCAAAATAGAGGAGAAAAGGGAAACTACAGTACGCAACGTGTAAAATTTAACTCTTATTCTTCTGCTTAA
- a CDS encoding helix-hairpin-helix domain-containing protein: MTLLICSSTGKSITLLNEIANSGEAKVYRTSENGYLAKIYHSPTPERLQKLGLMIANPPTEPNAHLHHISFSWPKSALRNAQGDIKGFLMPEVKGGKELIDIYNPQRRKALKLDIDWRFLHTTALNISSIIAALHEAGYVLGDIKQQNILVNNRALASIIDTDSFQVKNPKNGKVYRCLVGSEGYTPPELIGKDFYSLEQTEIHDRFRLAVIIYQLLFPGETPFQGKWTGAGETPQPNELIRHGLWLYSPNSLIKPVERTISFAIVHPEIQQCFLRCFNDGHKHPHLRPTAKEWLEALKVGNESLTICGRVDSHYYSRTYSK; the protein is encoded by the coding sequence ATGACGCTTCTCATCTGTAGTAGTACGGGAAAATCAATTACTCTGTTGAATGAAATAGCTAATAGTGGTGAAGCTAAGGTTTACCGTACTAGTGAAAACGGTTATTTAGCTAAAATTTATCATTCACCAACACCTGAACGGTTGCAAAAATTAGGGTTGATGATAGCAAATCCACCCACAGAACCAAATGCTCACCTTCATCATATTTCTTTCTCTTGGCCTAAGTCAGCTTTGAGAAATGCTCAAGGTGATATTAAGGGCTTTTTAATGCCAGAAGTTAAAGGTGGAAAAGAACTGATTGATATTTATAATCCCCAGCGCCGAAAGGCGTTAAAACTAGATATTGATTGGCGTTTTCTACATACAACGGCTCTAAATATTTCCTCAATTATTGCTGCACTTCATGAAGCTGGTTATGTATTGGGTGATATTAAACAACAAAATATTCTGGTTAATAATCGAGCTTTAGCCTCAATTATTGATACAGATTCTTTTCAGGTTAAAAATCCTAAAAATGGTAAAGTTTATCGTTGTTTAGTAGGTTCGGAAGGATATACACCACCAGAATTGATTGGTAAAGATTTTTATAGCCTTGAACAAACGGAAATACATGATAGATTTCGGTTAGCAGTAATTATCTATCAATTGTTATTTCCTGGTGAAACTCCATTTCAGGGAAAATGGACGGGTGCGGGGGAAACACCACAACCTAACGAACTTATCCGTCATGGTTTATGGCTGTATTCACCAAATAGTTTAATTAAACCTGTAGAGAGAACAATTTCTTTCGCAATTGTTCATCCAGAGATTCAGCAATGTTTTCTCAGATGCTTTAACGATGGACATAAACATCCTCATTTACGCCCTACTGCTAAAGAGTGGTTAGAAGCGTTAAAAGTAGGGAATGAGAGCTTAACTATATGTGGCAGGGTAGACAGTCACTACTATAGCCGAACTTATAGTAAGTAG